Proteins encoded in a region of the Streptomyces sp. NBC_01471 genome:
- a CDS encoding sensor histidine kinase, whose protein sequence is MTPDLTGPAARPGREAAAPLVGARLGVGWAAFHRWGPYALLAISTLAAGATASALHMTRYELVAAAALTAAGTALQLWWGHAARTRPGPSTAGTCYYTLRWALAFALTWLNPFYAFYAVTGYFGAERLLPRRLVRVGLLASAVTMSGSQSGGLPPHGPMGWVVFGALFGVNVTLLIVFTHLATLEEERAVEQTETISELERTNVRLQQALDENAALHAQLLVQAREAGVADERRRLAAEIHDTIAQGLAGIITQLQVVSVTRTPDTAREHLARAQELARHSLGEARRSVQNLSPVALADASLPEALKELVAAWSATAGVRAEFTVTGTVEPLHDEVEATLLRIAQEALANTARHAGASRVGVTLSYMDDEMTLDVRDDGRGFDPLALPPRSAEGGFGLGGMRARAERIVGTVAVESEPGHGTAVSARVPLVRHEL, encoded by the coding sequence ATGACACCGGACCTGACCGGCCCCGCCGCCCGGCCCGGCCGGGAGGCCGCCGCACCCCTGGTCGGCGCCAGACTGGGCGTCGGGTGGGCGGCCTTCCACCGCTGGGGCCCCTACGCGCTGCTCGCCATCTCCACCCTCGCCGCGGGCGCCACCGCGAGTGCGCTGCACATGACCCGGTACGAACTGGTCGCGGCGGCGGCTCTCACCGCCGCGGGGACCGCGCTCCAGCTGTGGTGGGGCCACGCGGCCCGCACCCGGCCCGGCCCCTCGACGGCCGGCACCTGCTACTACACCCTGCGCTGGGCGCTGGCCTTCGCCCTGACCTGGCTGAACCCCTTCTACGCGTTCTACGCGGTCACCGGCTACTTCGGCGCCGAACGGCTGCTGCCCCGCCGGCTGGTCCGGGTCGGGCTGCTCGCCAGCGCGGTCACCATGTCGGGCTCCCAGTCCGGCGGGCTGCCACCGCACGGCCCCATGGGCTGGGTGGTCTTCGGAGCGCTGTTCGGAGTCAATGTCACCCTGCTGATCGTCTTCACCCATCTCGCCACCCTGGAGGAGGAGCGTGCGGTGGAGCAGACCGAGACCATCAGCGAGCTGGAGCGCACCAACGTCCGGCTCCAGCAGGCGCTCGACGAGAACGCCGCCCTGCACGCCCAGCTCCTGGTCCAGGCACGCGAGGCCGGGGTCGCCGACGAGCGCCGCAGGCTGGCCGCCGAGATCCACGACACCATCGCGCAGGGGCTCGCCGGCATCATCACCCAGCTCCAGGTCGTCTCCGTCACCAGGACCCCGGACACCGCCCGTGAGCACCTCGCCCGCGCCCAGGAGCTGGCCCGCCACAGCCTGGGCGAGGCCCGGCGCTCCGTGCAGAACCTCAGCCCGGTCGCGCTGGCCGACGCGTCCCTCCCCGAAGCGCTGAAGGAGCTGGTCGCCGCGTGGTCGGCGACGGCGGGCGTCCGCGCCGAGTTCACCGTCACCGGCACCGTCGAGCCGCTGCACGACGAGGTCGAGGCCACCCTGCTCCGGATCGCCCAGGAGGCGCTCGCCAACACCGCGCGGCACGCCGGGGCGTCCCGGGTCGGCGTCACCCTCTCGTACATGGACGATGAGATGACCCTGGACGTACGCGACGACGGGCGCGGCTTCGACCCGCTCGCGCTGCCGCCGCGCAGCGCCGAAGGGGGCTTCGGCCTCGGCGGGATGCGCGCCCGCGCCGAGCGGATCGTGGGCACCGTGGCCGTCGAGTCCGAGCCGGGACACGGCACGGCGGTGTCGGCTCGCGTACCTTTGGTCCGCCATGAACTCTGA
- a CDS encoding ABC transporter permease, producing MSTATATTRTRTTARTGASAAVLRSEFRLFRREPATIFWVMVFPTVLLVILGSIPSFREHDSSIGGQTLVSAYVPVTVLLAMIMAGLQAMPQVITGYRERGILRRMSTTPVRPHALLTAQMGLHGAAALVSAVLSLTVARTAFKVALPQQVLGYLLSLALSICAALALGSLVAALSRNQRVANAIGSAVLFPMMFCAGVWLPVQAMPDALAHIVELTPFGAAAQALNGAATGGWPGWTHLGVLAVWTLLLSAGANRWFRWE from the coding sequence ATGAGCACAGCCACCGCCACCACCCGTACGAGGACCACCGCACGGACCGGCGCGTCCGCCGCCGTCCTGCGCTCCGAGTTCCGGCTCTTCCGCCGTGAACCGGCCACCATCTTCTGGGTCATGGTGTTCCCCACCGTCCTGCTGGTGATCCTCGGCTCGATCCCGTCCTTCCGGGAGCACGACTCCTCCATCGGCGGCCAGACGCTGGTCAGCGCGTACGTCCCGGTCACCGTGCTGCTCGCGATGATCATGGCCGGGCTGCAGGCGATGCCCCAGGTGATCACCGGATACCGCGAGCGCGGCATCCTGCGCCGGATGTCCACCACACCGGTCAGGCCGCACGCGCTGCTCACCGCGCAGATGGGCCTGCACGGCGCCGCCGCGCTCGTCTCGGCCGTGCTCTCGCTCACCGTCGCGCGGACCGCTTTCAAAGTCGCCCTGCCCCAGCAGGTCTTGGGCTATCTGCTCTCGCTCGCCCTGTCGATCTGCGCCGCGCTGGCCCTGGGCTCGCTGGTGGCCGCCCTGTCGCGCAACCAGAGGGTGGCGAACGCGATCGGCTCCGCCGTCCTCTTCCCGATGATGTTCTGTGCCGGGGTCTGGCTGCCCGTCCAGGCCATGCCGGACGCCCTGGCCCACATCGTCGAACTGACCCCGTTCGGCGCCGCTGCGCAGGCCCTCAACGGGGCCGCGACGGGCGGCTGGCCCGGCTGGACCCACCTGGGCGTGCTCGCCGTGTGGACACTGCTGCTGTCGGCCGGGGCCAACCGCTGGTTCCGTTGGGAGTGA
- a CDS encoding ABC transporter ATP-binding protein, whose protein sequence is MAIIEVDGLRKAYGGRHAVDGVSFAVEVGEIFGILGPNGAGKTTTVECVGGLRVPDGGVVRVAGFDPVADHDRVTRILGAQLQESELQPKITVREALELYSSFYPHPADWRPLAERLGLTEKADSRFAKLSGGQKQRLSIALALIGNPEVVVLDELTTGLDPRARRDTWKLIEDVRDSGVTVLLVTHFMEEAQRLCDRIAVIDKGRVAALDTPAGLIRRSSGSTVISFTPSQPLGDRELDVLPGAASVRHRDGALVIEGTDETVNAVITLLARHHITAHQLRVTDATLDDAFLDLTGAAA, encoded by the coding sequence ATGGCAATCATCGAAGTGGACGGACTGCGGAAGGCGTACGGCGGCAGGCACGCCGTTGACGGGGTGTCCTTCGCCGTCGAGGTGGGGGAGATCTTCGGGATCCTCGGGCCGAACGGCGCGGGGAAGACCACGACGGTCGAGTGCGTCGGGGGGCTGCGGGTGCCCGACGGGGGCGTGGTGCGGGTGGCCGGATTCGATCCGGTCGCCGACCACGACCGGGTGACTCGGATTCTCGGCGCCCAGCTCCAGGAGAGCGAACTCCAGCCGAAGATCACGGTGCGGGAGGCGCTGGAGCTCTACTCCTCCTTCTATCCGCACCCCGCCGACTGGCGGCCGCTCGCCGAGCGGCTGGGCCTCACCGAGAAGGCCGATTCCCGCTTCGCGAAGCTGTCCGGGGGCCAGAAGCAGCGGCTCTCCATCGCACTGGCGCTGATCGGCAACCCGGAGGTGGTCGTGCTCGACGAGCTGACGACCGGGCTCGACCCGCGCGCCCGCCGCGACACCTGGAAGCTGATCGAGGACGTCAGGGACAGCGGAGTCACCGTCCTGCTCGTCACCCACTTCATGGAGGAGGCCCAGCGCCTCTGCGACCGCATCGCCGTGATCGACAAGGGCCGGGTCGCCGCGCTCGACACACCGGCCGGCCTCATCCGCCGCTCGTCCGGTTCGACGGTCATCTCCTTCACCCCCTCGCAGCCGCTCGGCGACCGTGAGCTGGACGTGCTGCCCGGCGCCGCCTCCGTGCGGCACCGGGACGGCGCACTGGTCATCGAAGGCACCGACGAGACGGTCAACGCCGTCATCACCCTGCTCGCCAGGCACCACATCACCGCCCACCAACTCCGGGTCACCGACGCCACCCTTGACGACGCGTTCCTGGACCTGACGGGAGCCGCAGCATGA
- a CDS encoding ABC transporter ATP-binding protein, whose protein sequence is MPETHATDRQLSGVRSLLRLWPYVRPVRRRLATAALVGVIASCLSLVIPLVLKWIVDGPVTDRDTRGVWLGALTLFGLGVAEALLFGLRRWLVARPLSWVEASMRAALYRRLQRLPVAFHDRWPSGQLLSRGTTDLMIVRMFLAFPLTFLLVNGVTIVAGFAILLVQRWTLGLVLLAPAIPLVIVCKIFETKYSKVARVSQDQVGDLTTVVEESVLGIRIIKGFGRHRSQALAFRELSGRLRSTELVKARLLAGIWAVITTIPELAIGAALVLGTVQVADGHLSAGTLVAFLSTALALRWPVESIGFLLAISQDAAAATQRYFEVIDVAEEADTAGPDALSPGRDGPSGAGPASDGGLRFEGVEFRYPDAAPGSPPVLDGIDLHIRSGETLALVGATGSGKTTLTALVPRLHEITGGRITLDGQDITAMPRQELRELVSVAFEEPTLFSASVGENVRMGAAGADDDALLRALSTAQAGFVHELPHGPDTQVGEQGLSLSGGQRQRLALARAVVGRPRFLVLDDPLSALDVHTEALVEAALRRVLAETTALVIAHRPSTVLLADRVALLSDGRIGAVGTHHELLQSNAEYAWLMSGAEGDGTR, encoded by the coding sequence ATGCCCGAAACACATGCAACAGACAGACAACTCTCCGGTGTGCGTTCCCTGCTGCGGCTCTGGCCGTACGTACGGCCGGTGCGAAGACGGCTGGCCACTGCCGCGCTCGTCGGGGTGATCGCCTCCTGTCTGAGCCTGGTCATCCCGCTCGTACTGAAGTGGATCGTCGACGGCCCGGTGACCGACCGGGACACCCGCGGGGTCTGGCTCGGCGCGCTGACGCTGTTCGGGCTCGGGGTCGCCGAGGCGCTGCTTTTCGGCCTCCGGCGGTGGCTGGTCGCCCGGCCGCTCTCCTGGGTCGAGGCGTCGATGCGCGCCGCCCTCTACCGCCGTCTGCAACGCCTTCCGGTGGCCTTCCACGACCGGTGGCCGTCCGGCCAGCTGCTCTCGCGCGGCACGACGGATCTGATGATCGTGCGGATGTTCCTCGCCTTCCCGCTGACGTTCCTCCTCGTCAACGGAGTGACGATCGTGGCCGGCTTCGCCATCCTGCTGGTGCAGCGGTGGACGCTGGGGCTGGTGCTGCTGGCTCCCGCGATTCCGCTGGTCATCGTCTGCAAGATCTTCGAGACGAAGTACTCCAAGGTCGCCAGGGTCTCCCAGGACCAGGTCGGCGATCTCACCACGGTCGTCGAGGAGAGCGTCCTCGGCATCCGCATCATCAAGGGCTTCGGACGCCACCGCAGCCAGGCCCTGGCCTTCCGCGAGCTGTCCGGGCGGCTGCGCTCGACGGAACTGGTCAAGGCCCGGCTCCTGGCGGGCATCTGGGCGGTGATCACGACCATTCCCGAGCTGGCGATCGGCGCCGCCCTGGTCCTCGGCACGGTCCAGGTCGCCGACGGGCATCTCTCCGCGGGCACCCTCGTCGCCTTCCTCTCCACCGCGCTCGCGCTGCGCTGGCCGGTGGAGTCGATCGGCTTCCTCCTGGCGATCAGCCAGGACGCGGCGGCCGCCACCCAGCGGTACTTCGAGGTGATCGACGTGGCCGAGGAGGCGGACACCGCCGGGCCGGACGCGCTCAGCCCCGGTCGGGACGGCCCCTCCGGTGCCGGCCCGGCCAGTGACGGCGGCCTGCGCTTCGAGGGCGTCGAGTTCCGTTATCCCGACGCCGCCCCCGGCAGCCCGCCCGTCCTCGACGGCATCGATCTGCACATCAGGTCCGGCGAGACGCTGGCCCTGGTGGGCGCCACCGGTTCGGGCAAGACCACGCTCACCGCCCTCGTACCGCGGCTGCACGAGATCACCGGGGGCCGCATCACCCTCGACGGTCAGGACATCACCGCGATGCCCCGCCAGGAGCTGCGCGAACTGGTGTCGGTCGCCTTCGAGGAGCCCACCCTCTTCTCCGCGAGCGTCGGCGAGAACGTCCGGATGGGCGCCGCGGGCGCGGACGACGACGCGCTGCTGCGCGCCCTGTCCACCGCCCAGGCCGGCTTCGTGCACGAGCTGCCGCACGGCCCGGACACCCAGGTCGGCGAACAGGGGCTGAGCCTGTCGGGCGGCCAGCGCCAGCGCCTCGCGCTGGCCCGGGCCGTCGTCGGCCGGCCGCGCTTCCTGGTCCTCGACGATCCGCTGTCCGCGCTGGACGTGCACACCGAGGCCCTGGTGGAGGCCGCCCTGCGCCGGGTACTGGCGGAGACGACGGCGCTCGTCATCGCGCACCGGCCGTCCACCGTGCTGCTCGCCGACCGGGTCGCGCTCCTTTCCGACGGACGCATCGGAGCGGTCGGCACCCACCACGAACTTCTGCAGAGCAACGCCGAGTACGCCTGGCTGATGTCCGGCGCCGAAGGGGACGGGACCCGATGA
- a CDS encoding ABC transporter ATP-binding protein — protein sequence MTTTVDGREAVEPEPVPGREPGSGPDTGPAAVPRKTGDDPFDKDALPAPPGATGALLRSLIAPHRTAAIVSAVLMLVQQAAVQAGPLLVAYAIDTGVPAFRDNDHGPLIAVGVGYLASALLSGGLQYAFVQVSARVNQGALLDLRGRIFRHAQALSVDFHERYTSGRLISRSTSDVESLRELLSEGLQELIGVVLSAVYICAMLLWLDPGLGGVAVLSFLPLYLLIRNYQRRATAVFSRRSTAVAAVIVKFAETMNGIRPVRAFRREHANDAEFDRLNHRHERFNGDSMLEMARYVTGSRLVANTAVACIVLWGAYRVTRGGLELGVLAASVLYLRRLYDPIDRLGMFLNSYQSAAASLEKIAGLLAQEPTVPAPVSPRELPVLASEHPGREVVFDGVGFAYRTGGEVLPRFDLTIPAGQTVAVVGSTGAGKSTLAKLLARFYDPTEGQVRLDGVDLGDLDVPELRRGVVMVTQEAFLFSGTIAENIAIGRPEATPAEIERAAKAIGAHDFISALPEGYDTDVRKRGGRISAGQRQLVAFARALLADPAVLILDEATSSLDIPGERAVQHAMDTVLHGRTAVVIAHRLSTVEIADRVLVMENGRIIEDGPPEELIGGSGQFAGLHRAWQESVVG from the coding sequence ATGACCACCACCGTCGACGGCCGGGAGGCCGTGGAACCGGAGCCGGTGCCGGGCCGTGAGCCCGGATCCGGGCCCGACACGGGCCCCGCGGCCGTACCGCGGAAGACCGGTGACGACCCGTTCGACAAGGACGCGCTGCCCGCGCCGCCCGGCGCGACCGGCGCCCTGCTGCGCTCGCTCATCGCACCGCACCGGACGGCGGCCATCGTCTCCGCCGTGCTGATGCTGGTCCAGCAGGCGGCCGTGCAGGCCGGGCCGCTGCTCGTCGCGTACGCCATCGACACCGGCGTCCCCGCGTTCCGCGACAACGACCACGGCCCGCTGATCGCCGTGGGCGTCGGCTACCTGGCCAGTGCGCTGCTCTCCGGAGGACTGCAGTACGCGTTCGTGCAGGTCTCCGCCCGGGTCAACCAGGGTGCCCTGCTGGACCTGCGGGGCCGGATCTTCCGCCACGCGCAGGCGCTGAGTGTGGACTTCCACGAGCGCTACACGTCGGGCCGGCTGATCTCGCGCTCCACCAGCGATGTGGAGTCGCTGCGCGAACTGCTCAGCGAAGGCCTCCAGGAACTCATCGGCGTCGTGCTCTCCGCCGTCTACATCTGCGCCATGCTGCTCTGGCTGGACCCCGGGCTCGGCGGGGTCGCCGTGCTCTCGTTCCTGCCGCTGTACCTGCTGATCCGGAACTACCAGCGGCGGGCCACCGCGGTGTTCAGCCGCCGCTCGACCGCGGTCGCCGCCGTCATCGTGAAGTTCGCCGAGACGATGAACGGCATCCGGCCGGTGCGCGCCTTCCGCCGGGAGCACGCCAACGACGCGGAGTTCGACCGGCTCAACCACCGCCACGAGCGGTTCAACGGCGACTCCATGCTGGAGATGGCCCGCTACGTGACCGGCTCCCGCCTGGTCGCCAACACCGCCGTCGCCTGCATCGTGCTGTGGGGCGCCTACCGGGTCACCCGGGGCGGGCTCGAACTCGGTGTGCTGGCGGCCTCGGTGCTGTATCTGCGCAGGCTGTACGACCCGATCGACCGGCTGGGCATGTTCCTCAACTCGTACCAGTCGGCCGCCGCCTCGCTGGAGAAGATCGCCGGACTGCTGGCCCAGGAGCCGACGGTCCCGGCTCCGGTGTCCCCGCGTGAGCTGCCCGTCCTCGCCTCCGAACACCCGGGACGCGAGGTCGTGTTCGATGGCGTCGGGTTCGCGTACCGCACCGGCGGCGAGGTACTGCCGCGCTTCGACCTCACCATCCCGGCGGGCCAGACCGTCGCGGTGGTCGGCTCGACCGGCGCGGGCAAGTCGACCCTCGCCAAGCTGCTGGCCCGGTTCTACGACCCGACCGAGGGACAGGTGCGGCTCGACGGCGTCGACCTGGGCGACCTGGACGTGCCTGAACTGCGGCGCGGGGTCGTCATGGTGACGCAGGAGGCGTTCCTCTTCTCCGGGACGATCGCCGAGAACATCGCCATCGGCCGCCCGGAGGCCACCCCCGCCGAGATCGAGCGGGCGGCGAAGGCGATCGGCGCGCACGACTTCATCAGCGCGCTGCCGGAGGGGTACGACACGGACGTACGCAAGCGGGGCGGCCGGATCTCCGCGGGCCAGCGACAGCTGGTGGCGTTCGCCCGGGCGCTGCTGGCCGACCCGGCCGTACTGATCCTGGACGAGGCGACCAGCTCGCTGGACATCCCGGGCGAGCGGGCGGTGCAGCACGCCATGGACACGGTGCTGCACGGCCGCACCGCCGTGGTCATCGCCCACCGGCTGTCCACGGTGGAGATCGCCGACCGGGTCCTGGTGATGGAGAACGGCCGGATCATCGAGGACGGCCCGCCGGAGGAACTCATCGGCGGGAGCGGCCAGTTCGCGGGGCTGCACCGGGCCTGGCAGGAGAGCGTGGTGGGGTGA
- a CDS encoding winged helix-turn-helix transcriptional regulator: MSSPSLRAASNGTGSCAAVHPEVPVRVEYTLTGAGCTLRGPLGALEEWSIAHLSNVSAAQEAYDRAHRPPPPASTERDT; encoded by the coding sequence ATGAGCTCGCCCAGCCTCCGCGCGGCCTCGAACGGGACGGGCTCGTGCGCCGCCGTCCATCCCGAAGTCCCGGTCCGCGTCGAGTACACGCTCACCGGGGCGGGCTGCACTCTGCGCGGGCCGCTGGGCGCGCTGGAGGAATGGTCGATCGCGCACCTCAGTAACGTGTCAGCGGCGCAGGAAGCCTACGACCGCGCGCATCGACCTCCCCCTCCCGCCTCCACGGAACGCGACACGTAA
- a CDS encoding DinB family protein, producing the protein MADDNRTGSPRTGSERDTLRAFLDYHRATLAMKCEGLTDEELRQQSMPPSTLSLLGLVRHLAEVERTWFHRVFEDSDAPMVWSDRTDFQAAYDASRSTRAEAFAAWEAEVERSRRIEREADSLDRAGYQPRWGEEVSLRMVMVHVLLEYGRHNGHADLLREGVDGTVGA; encoded by the coding sequence GTGGCCGATGACAACCGCACAGGGTCGCCCAGGACCGGAAGCGAACGCGACACGCTGCGGGCGTTCCTCGACTACCACCGCGCGACCCTTGCCATGAAGTGCGAAGGGCTGACCGACGAGGAGCTGCGCCAGCAGTCGATGCCGCCGTCCACGCTGTCGCTGCTCGGTCTGGTGCGGCACCTGGCAGAGGTGGAACGCACCTGGTTCCATCGGGTGTTCGAGGACAGCGACGCACCCATGGTCTGGTCCGACAGGACCGACTTCCAGGCGGCGTACGACGCGAGCCGGTCGACCAGGGCCGAGGCGTTCGCGGCCTGGGAGGCCGAGGTGGAGCGCTCGCGCCGTATCGAGCGGGAGGCCGATTCGCTGGACCGGGCCGGGTACCAGCCCAGGTGGGGCGAGGAGGTGTCGCTGCGGATGGTGATGGTGCACGTACTTCTGGAGTACGGCCGCCACAACGGGCACGCGGACCTTCTGCGTGAGGGCGTCGACGGGACCGTGGGCGCCTGA
- a CDS encoding MFS transporter, protein MTPTAPTAGRREWIALAVLMLPLLLVSMDVSILYFAIPYISRDLEPSATQQLWMLDMYGFVLAGLLITMGALGDRVGRRRLVLAGAALFGAASVAAAYAHSAEQLIAVRALLGVGGAALMPSTLGLIRHLFRDEKQRGKAVALWTAVMTTGISLGPVVSGLLLAHFWWGSVFLVNLPAMALLLVLGPLLLPEFRTPARGPFDLLSAVLSLATLLPVIRGVKELAAHGYTPLSALSVTAGLALGVVFVRRQQRLDHPMVDLALLRRPAFCGSLLANLLAMFATVGFAVFLTQYLQSVLGQSPLVAALWSLVPMAGVAVLAPAGALLAKRFDRAYVMGAGFAVSACGFLWLSRVGGDSPLWFTLAGSAVYAGGLVAAMTLANELALGAAPPERAGSAAAVLESGQELGGALGMAILGSIGAAVYRSDMAGAPGAVRETLGGATAVAHGALLTSAHHAFVHGLDFAAVGAAVAMAGAAVLSVVLLRGAGPAGEPDNSPAGGRQSVSAPVG, encoded by the coding sequence ATGACCCCTACAGCACCCACCGCGGGCCGCCGGGAATGGATCGCGCTCGCCGTCCTCATGCTCCCGCTGCTCCTCGTCTCGATGGACGTCTCCATCCTCTACTTCGCCATCCCGTACATCAGCCGGGACCTGGAGCCGAGCGCCACCCAGCAGCTGTGGATGCTCGACATGTACGGCTTCGTACTGGCCGGGCTGCTGATCACGATGGGCGCGCTCGGCGACCGCGTCGGACGGCGCCGGCTGGTGCTTGCGGGCGCCGCCCTCTTCGGCGCGGCATCGGTCGCGGCGGCGTACGCCCACAGCGCCGAACAGCTCATCGCTGTCAGGGCGTTGCTCGGCGTCGGCGGCGCCGCGCTGATGCCGTCGACCCTCGGACTCATCCGCCATCTCTTCCGGGACGAGAAGCAGCGCGGGAAGGCCGTCGCCCTGTGGACCGCGGTGATGACCACCGGCATCTCGCTCGGCCCGGTGGTCAGCGGACTGCTGCTCGCCCACTTCTGGTGGGGCTCGGTCTTCCTGGTCAACCTGCCGGCGATGGCCCTGCTGCTGGTTCTCGGCCCGCTGCTGCTCCCGGAGTTCAGAACACCCGCCCGCGGCCCGTTCGACCTGCTGAGCGCGGTGCTCTCGCTGGCCACGCTGCTCCCCGTCATCAGAGGAGTCAAGGAGCTGGCGGCGCACGGATACACCCCGCTGTCCGCGCTCTCCGTCACCGCGGGCCTGGCCCTCGGCGTGGTCTTCGTACGGCGTCAGCAGCGCCTGGACCACCCGATGGTCGACCTCGCGCTGCTGCGCCGACCGGCCTTCTGCGGCTCGCTGCTCGCCAATCTGCTGGCCATGTTCGCGACGGTCGGGTTCGCTGTCTTCCTCACCCAGTACCTCCAGAGCGTGCTGGGCCAGAGCCCGCTCGTGGCGGCCCTCTGGTCGCTGGTCCCGATGGCGGGTGTGGCGGTGCTCGCGCCGGCCGGCGCCCTGCTCGCCAAGCGCTTCGACCGCGCGTACGTCATGGGCGCGGGCTTCGCCGTCTCTGCGTGCGGCTTCCTCTGGCTGAGCCGGGTGGGCGGGGATTCACCGCTCTGGTTCACGCTGGCGGGCTCGGCGGTGTACGCGGGCGGTCTGGTCGCCGCCATGACACTCGCCAATGAACTCGCCCTGGGAGCGGCCCCGCCGGAGCGTGCGGGCTCGGCCGCCGCCGTCCTGGAATCCGGGCAGGAGCTGGGCGGAGCCCTGGGCATGGCCATCCTGGGATCCATCGGGGCCGCCGTGTACCGGAGCGACATGGCCGGGGCACCCGGCGCCGTCCGCGAGACGCTGGGCGGTGCGACCGCGGTGGCCCACGGCGCGCTGCTCACGTCCGCCCACCACGCGTTCGTCCACGGCCTGGACTTCGCGGCGGTCGGCGCGGCGGTGGCGATGGCGGGCGCCGCGGTGCTCTCCGTCGTACTGCTGCGGGGTGCCGGTCCGGCGGGGGAGCCGGACAACAGCCCCGCAGGCGGGCGGCAGTCCGTATCCGCGCCGGTGGGCTGA
- a CDS encoding TetR/AcrR family transcriptional regulator C-terminal domain-containing protein — protein MSSQPPYLRVAAGIRGRIESGELSPGDRVPSTRAIVRECGVAMATATKALAALRQEGLVRAVAGVGTVVATPSAAGPGAPPAPGSAAQGPTRDRIVRTAVVFADAEGLAALSMRRVGAELGLSTMALYRYVQGKGDLVQLMADAVYGERPLPAVQPADWRARFELGTRWLWEAHRRHAWMARAVASLTRPMPAPNAMAYTEWMLRAGADTGLSKRQVMHLHLTLFGHVQGLATATELEGQAVQDTGLSSEAWMARNETQFAALAATGAYPHLNSLGGSEGFELDLGQVFDFGLSRILDGTAVLMSKHSV, from the coding sequence ATGAGCAGTCAGCCGCCCTACCTCCGTGTCGCCGCCGGGATCCGCGGCAGGATCGAGTCGGGCGAGCTCTCGCCCGGCGACCGCGTCCCCTCGACCCGGGCGATCGTCCGGGAGTGCGGGGTGGCGATGGCCACCGCCACCAAGGCGCTGGCGGCGCTGCGGCAGGAGGGGCTGGTACGGGCCGTGGCCGGCGTCGGAACCGTCGTCGCGACACCCTCCGCCGCGGGGCCCGGTGCTCCTCCCGCCCCGGGTTCGGCCGCACAGGGGCCGACCCGCGACCGCATCGTCCGTACCGCCGTCGTCTTCGCCGATGCCGAGGGGCTGGCCGCGCTCTCGATGCGGCGGGTGGGCGCCGAGCTGGGGCTGTCCACCATGGCGCTCTACCGCTACGTGCAGGGCAAGGGTGACCTCGTACAGCTGATGGCGGACGCCGTCTACGGTGAGCGGCCGCTGCCCGCGGTCCAGCCGGCCGACTGGCGCGCCCGGTTCGAGCTGGGCACCCGGTGGCTGTGGGAGGCGCACCGGCGGCATGCGTGGATGGCGCGGGCGGTGGCCTCCCTCACCCGCCCCATGCCCGCGCCGAACGCGATGGCGTACACGGAGTGGATGCTGCGGGCCGGGGCGGACACCGGTCTGTCGAAGCGGCAGGTGATGCATCTGCACCTCACCCTGTTCGGCCATGTCCAGGGGCTGGCGACGGCAACCGAACTCGAAGGACAGGCGGTTCAGGACACCGGGCTCTCCAGTGAGGCGTGGATGGCCCGGAACGAGACACAGTTCGCGGCTCTCGCGGCGACCGGCGCCTACCCGCACCTCAATTCACTCGGCGGATCCGAGGGTTTCGAACTGGACCTCGGACAGGTCTTCGATTTCGGCCTGTCCCGGATCCTGGACGGCACTGCGGTACTCATGAGCAAACATTCCGTATAG